The genomic interval GGCATCGCTTGTTTGTGGCTCTAAAAAACCTCGTAAAGAGGAAGAGTCGGAGGACAGTAATAAGATTAATATAGAAGAGATGGAGGAGTGATTATATGGGTAAAGCTATAGGAATAGACTTAGGAACAACTAACTCTGTTGTGGCAGTTGTTCAGGCAGGCGAGCCTGTTGTCATACCCAATCAGGAGGGAAACAGGAC from Nitrospirota bacterium carries:
- a CDS encoding Hsp70 family protein; this encodes MGKAIGIDLGTTNSVVAVVQAGEPVVIPNQEGNRT